The sequence below is a genomic window from Rhinolophus sinicus isolate RSC01 chromosome X, ASM3656204v1, whole genome shotgun sequence.
gactgaccataccaaaTGTTGGTAAAtgtgtggagcaactggaatgcTCATAcactcctggtgggaatgtaaaatggtgtaaccatattggaaaacagtttggcagtttcttgaaaAGTTCAACATACTCATATATCTACCTTACAGTCCAGCAATtccacatatgaaaatatatgttcccaaaaatacttataccagaatgttcatagcagctttactcataacaGCCCCAACTGGCAGCAGaggaatggataagcaaactgtagtgcatccacacaatggaatactgctgaGCAAGAAGGAGTGAACTACTCCAACACACAACTTGGAGGAATCTCAAAATAACTACActgggtgaaagaagccagacacaaaggactaCATcctgtacgattccatttatacgaaatgtcagaatagacaaatccatagaaacagaaagcagattggtggttaccagggactgggggaggcaGGAATGGGGAGTGATGGGGCCTCCttctggagtgatgaaaatgttctggaaccaGATAGAAGTGATGGCTTCACAGtattgtgaatgcactaaatgtCACTGCATTATGCACTTCAAGACAGATAATTTTAGTTttgtgaatttcatctcaattaacaaataaaaaagaaagccatcTTGAACACAGATTTACCTGTGAGAAGTGTCATAGGATTTTTCAGTTTGAAAGTTCAGTTCATGACACACCAGAGAAGACATGACAATCACAGGGGCCTGAGTGGTGACCACACAGGAGTGGAGACCAGGTAACACTTCACTGACTTGAACACATATGCAACATGACCTTTCCATGTCTGCATCTAGCTCACataaaggattttaaaagtatttgaagaatgcatatatatttaaacatgcaACAAATTCCTGTGTCCCCCTCACCTAGCTTAGGAAGCCAcacagccaggccaggccaggctgaCATACTCTCAGGTCTGCACTTGCTAGCCGTGTGGCCTGCTTGCACCTCTCTGAGattctgtttccccatctgtaaagtgggcatcTGAACACTATAGGTGAACAACGCTATATGCTCCCTGCTGTCACTGTTATCACCTAACGTCGTCTTCAGCCCCTTCTCCATTGCTCTTGGTAAATCTGAGTCCTACAGAtctgtttttttggggttttttttgcttcTCATGTATATTCATCAGGGTCACCTAACTGCTGTAGCCAACCACCAGAAAAATCTCAGTGGCGGAACACAAAGTTTATTTCACAGTtcaatggtggtggtgggggtctAGCTCAGAAGTACTAACTTGTAGATTCACAGAGTCTGGGGGGAAGTAGGTTGCCCTGCTCCTCTGCACACTTGGCAGCTTCTGACTTGCTAAGGGGTTAAGAGCTCACCTGAGCACAACAGTCCGGTTGGCCTGGGCAGTATAGAAATGTGTGGGGATGTGTATAACCGCCTCTGAGCTCTGGTCTTACTTTTATACAAATCCACCCTTGGAAATGTTATGTCGACAAAGGGGGCTTTAAGAGTCACAAGATTTTAGATTGGGTTGCCGTGTCCAATGAAAATCACCTCCAAAAGAAAGTTGTAATTCTGATTGGTTATCTTACTTGACAGTGGGTTGCCCCATCATATTCTTGAACTGCCCTTTATGGATTTGTCAAGCAGTGTAAGTGCGGGAAGGATTTCCcagtgaaaacagaaaaggattGTTCCCCACGCTTCTTCCCCACATGCACGCAGGTACTGAAGGAACTGCAGAGTTCTTACTTCCATGAAAATGCTGTGAATCTGGGCTCATCTAAGTGaatcccacccacccaccccctttttgttcacttatttaacatttgttgagtatctGCTAAATGGCAGGCACAGCTTTAGGTGtgagaaatacagaaatggaCACAATAAAAACCCCTTTCTCAGTATATTAGAGGGAACGGATTAGAGTTAATGAAGTCAAAAGACTTCAGGGATCACGGGAGGGTGCGTGGCACCCTTGGTGGCTGGTGGGACCCTGAGAAGTGACCAAATAGGAATGGAGAGGGTCCTTCGAGAGACTGACTTTGCCTTTGGGTGGGGGCTAGTCTTATcttagatgaaaataaaattgacccACTGCACAGTGGGAAGAAAGCATTCCCCAGAAGGAAGTCATTTGCAGAATAAATGTCCCACACGGGACCTTGGGCCCCAGCTCAGCCATGAGCACCAGTGAAGGGATTGTGGCTGGCGAGGTGACTCCAGTCCTTCCACACCATCCCAGCAGACAAGATGGCAGGACACCTCCCTAATTGATGATGGCTGTCTGCTGGGCTCACCGCCACCTTGGCTGTCTCCCACCACCACACTCAGAGCAGCAGCTGCAGGACCCTGAGCTGGACCCTGAGCTGGAGCCTTGTTTGCCAGCAGAGGGCCAGGCTGGTATGCAACCTGGGACATGGGATGAGCCCTCTCCACTGCGGGGCCCAGTGGTCTAGAGGAACACTGAGCTGCTTCCCCTCTCCTCGGCTCCCCATCACCCTCCTCTGGATGGCCCTGGGGGCTGTCCCCAGAGCCAAGGTGGCAGAAGGGGTTCCATCTCACTTGCATTTCTCCTCCTGAAGGGACTCCACCAACACCTGCAGGTCTGTCAGATACCTCTCCTTTAGACTCTGATAGGACATCTGGAGGCTGGCGTGTAACTTCTCTACTTCTTTCAGCTCTTCCTTCACCTTCTGCAACGGCAGGTTTCGCTGCTGGGCCACACGCTTTGTCTCTGAGGACTTCCTCTGCTGCAAGGCTGGAAAGTCACTCCCCGGAGGGAAGTGTCTCACGATGTCAGACAGGTTGGTGGACAAGCAGTGTTCCCCACCTGGTTTGTGGGGCTCTGAAAGTGGGGTCTTCTCACTGGGCTGCTGGCAGTTGTCTGGGCTGCGTTCCTTGGGCCGGCAGCCCTCCTCCAGCTCCCGCAGCTGCTGGTGACACTGGTGGAGCTTTCTTTCAATCTGGGCGATGGTGGCAGAGGCACGCTGGTTCACCTTCTCAAAGGCCTGCCGGATGTGGGGGGCCTGGTGCCGGTCCGCGTTGGATACCAACTTGATGTAGGCCACAGTGTTCTCATCCCGATTGGCCTTCTCCACTCTCAGTTGCTCTGAGAGGTAGAGGATGCGATGCTGGATGTTATCCTGTAAGTTCCGAACCAGCTCCCTATCCGAGAGGCTGGAGTGGCCACTGGGGCCATCCTTGCTGGAATGCAGGGACCTGCACAAGGGCACATTGGAGGGGAGGGTTGCACGTGGGCTCTTAGTATATTCACCCTGCATTGGGAAACAAATCACAAAATGAGTAGGAGATTTGAACACATTATTGCTTCACTCTATAAAAATACTTACATGTATGCACAGATACTCACATATACAAGATTTATGCATTCAAGGTGGACCCAACACAGACTGAAAAAGTTGAGTTCATCTGGGCCCCCTCCCCTCCGTTTTAGCATCCACTCCTTGCTCTATAGGTGTACCTCATCACAACCCCCAGCCAGCTAGAATCCCCCCCTCCACACCTACCCCTTCTGTTCTTTGGCTTCTTCTCTTTTAAGAATTACCAACTGTGCACCtcattctattaaaaaaactGTTCTTGTAAAGTATGGCATAAACTCATTCCCATTAGGCCATGTGCCTTGTTGTATTGCTACTGCTAGGCAGATAGAAGAGGTAGGCAGAGAGCTTTGCATCCTAACAGGCTCGTTCCTTCATCCAATCATTCCTTCAACAtctatttactgagtgcctgtcACATGGTACAGAAGCCAAACACATTCTTTGCTCAcatagagctgatagtccagggTAGAAAATTCTATTGTGATGCAAACAAACGAGTCTTTCACATGGCAAAGGATAACAGAAAGAGCACCTTCAAGACAGAGCCCCGTCCAAATCCTGACTCTACTACCACTCCGGGACCTTGGGAAAGTTAATAAACTGCTCAGAGGgtcagttttcttatctctaaaataaagaTTGCCATAGCAACATAGCTAGAACACAGTGGACCAGGGCAGAGTGGACGGTGATGAGCTAGGAGATATCGGTGGGGTAGGAACAGGTAGAGCCTCTGCTCTCTTTCTACTTTTGAACCATAAGTGCGTTCACGATCATTTTTTATCTGAAAACACTCTCCCAATAACAAGTCAGGAGTGATTGTATTGTAATAGATAGCTTGGTTCTGTGTATTATATGCAAATCATGCCTcagttttaagaaatacaatGTGATACCACTATGCATCTAGCAGATTGGTAAAACGTAGactaacaataataaatattgactgagatgtggagcaacagaaactctcaaaTACTCCTGATGGGAGAGCAACTGGTACAAGCACTTTGGGAAAGCATTTGGAAATATTGTAAAGCTGAAGGCATGCAAACCGAATGGCCCAGCAATTGCATTTCTAGGTATGTCCTTGGGAGACAGCTACACTAATGTTCTCAATAGCTAACTGCTAGGAACAATCCACCTGCCCATTGATAGTAGAATGTGTAAGCGAACAGTAATACAGGCAACAGTATActactatacagcaatgaaaatgaacaagagCCTTGGAAGCATGAATGAACAA
It includes:
- the TEX28 gene encoding testis-specific protein TEX28, with translation MVLKGEYTKSPRATLPSNVPLCRSLHSSKDGPSGHSSLSDRELVRNLQDNIQHRILYLSEQLRVEKANRDENTVAYIKLVSNADRHQAPHIRQAFEKVNQRASATIAQIERKLHQCHQQLRELEEGCRPKERSPDNCQQPSEKTPLSEPHKPGGEHCLSTNLSDIVRHFPPGSDFPALQQRKSSETKRVAQQRNLPLQKVKEELKEVEKLHASLQMSYQSLKERYLTDLQVLVESLQEEKCKPVLLGELVNVYLQGHLNEIYHLKQQLACTEEKMVYLSYERAKEMWDVMETFKSRISKLETLQPATQLEMTESLRSRPQFLFRFGNLLLTLATILLVFIATVCTGPLLLVNSHLRMCTILMLIGLGVLAWQKWHATLALHWQAWVPSR